One genomic segment of Pseudomonadota bacterium includes these proteins:
- the agaR gene encoding transcriptional repressor AgaR — protein MNESPRTAVTRDTSQRRHQISELVRQHGSVQVTALARRFNVSAQTVRKDLRYLTERGVMARAYGGAIDSKVVRATPAEPPYEAKRTVHLDEKRRIGLRAAALVKPGDTIAIDSGTTAIQLAEALPNIEVTVVTNDFGVLTALTAKEEIRIVMLGGELRRKSMAFYGGLTVEALDALHVDMLFLGVDGFDLERGITTHYEPEAMLNRKMVQGARVVIAITDSSKFGTTCLHRIIPISELDVLITDTNAPEDIRHASQQLGFELLLA, from the coding sequence GTGAACGAAAGCCCCCGAACCGCGGTAACCCGCGACACCAGTCAGCGCCGTCATCAAATCAGCGAGCTCGTGCGCCAGCACGGCAGTGTGCAAGTCACTGCCCTGGCTCGCAGATTCAACGTGAGCGCCCAGACGGTACGCAAGGATCTGCGCTATCTCACCGAGCGCGGTGTCATGGCACGCGCCTACGGCGGAGCGATAGACAGCAAGGTGGTCCGCGCCACACCCGCGGAACCGCCTTACGAGGCGAAGCGCACCGTCCATCTCGACGAGAAGCGTCGCATCGGTCTGCGCGCCGCCGCATTGGTGAAGCCCGGCGACACCATCGCCATCGATTCCGGCACGACGGCAATTCAGCTTGCCGAGGCGTTGCCCAACATCGAAGTGACCGTGGTCACGAATGATTTCGGAGTGCTCACCGCGCTCACCGCCAAGGAAGAGATCCGCATCGTGATGCTGGGCGGCGAATTGCGCCGCAAGAGCATGGCGTTTTATGGCGGGCTCACGGTCGAAGCGCTCGATGCGCTACACGTCGACATGTTGTTCCTCGGCGTGGACGGCTTCGATCTCGAGCGCGGCATCACCACGCACTACGAACCGGAGGCCATGCTCAACCGCAAGATGGTCCAGGGCGCGCGCGTGGTCATCGCCATTACGGACAGCTCGAAATTCGGCACCACCTGCCTGCACCGGATCATCCCGATCAGCGAACTCGACGTGCTGATCACGGACACCAACGCCCCGGAAGACATCCGCCACGCCAGCCAGCAGCTCGGGTTCGAGCTGCTGCTCGCGTGA
- a CDS encoding amidohydrolase family protein yields MEALRAVALAVLAIATMPSAAAATSSSASASPYTMADFARTKKFDSHVHMNVVPSALLEQVRADGFEVMSINVDYPDFPALDLQRDAALALVRKDPKRVHWAATFSMKAFGEPGWSARVQAELAKSAALGARAVKVWKNIGMIEKRADGSLVMLDDPAFGPVADQLEKLGLALIAHQGEPYNCWLPLDQMTTDNDREYFEAHPQYHMFLHPEQPSHADLMAARDRFVAAHPTLRFDGAHMASLEYDVEVLAAFLDKWPNASADLAARMSQVQYQSVRDREKVRAFFIKYQDRLLYGTDLTENPGEDGAEIRKSAHETWLSDWRYLATDEPQRVEMIKADVPGLALPRAVIDKIYYRNARAFFRLGK; encoded by the coding sequence ATGGAAGCCTTGCGAGCGGTCGCCCTGGCTGTGCTGGCCATCGCCACGATGCCATCCGCAGCCGCTGCGACATCTTCGTCCGCATCGGCATCGCCGTACACGATGGCGGACTTCGCGCGCACGAAAAAATTCGATTCGCACGTGCACATGAACGTGGTGCCGTCGGCACTACTCGAGCAGGTGCGCGCGGACGGCTTCGAGGTGATGTCCATCAACGTGGACTACCCGGATTTCCCCGCGCTCGATCTGCAGCGCGATGCCGCGTTGGCGCTGGTGCGCAAGGATCCGAAACGCGTGCACTGGGCCGCCACGTTCTCGATGAAAGCATTCGGCGAGCCCGGATGGTCCGCGCGAGTGCAGGCGGAGCTCGCGAAGTCCGCGGCGCTCGGTGCGCGCGCGGTCAAGGTCTGGAAGAACATCGGCATGATCGAAAAACGCGCCGATGGCTCGCTCGTCATGCTCGACGATCCGGCGTTCGGCCCCGTCGCGGACCAGCTGGAGAAGCTAGGCCTCGCTTTGATCGCCCACCAGGGCGAGCCATACAACTGCTGGCTGCCGCTCGATCAGATGACGACGGACAACGACCGGGAGTATTTCGAGGCGCATCCGCAGTACCACATGTTCCTGCATCCAGAGCAACCGAGCCACGCGGACCTGATGGCAGCGCGCGATCGCTTCGTCGCCGCGCATCCCACACTACGCTTCGACGGCGCACACATGGCGAGCCTGGAATACGATGTCGAGGTACTCGCGGCCTTCCTCGACAAGTGGCCCAACGCCAGCGCGGATCTCGCCGCGCGCATGAGCCAGGTGCAGTACCAGTCGGTGCGCGACCGCGAGAAGGTGCGTGCCTTCTTCATCAAGTACCAGGACCGCCTGCTGTACGGCACCGATCTGACCGAGAACCCCGGCGAGGATGGCGCCGAAATACGCAAATCCGCGCATGAAACGTGGCTTTCCGACTGGCGTTACCTGGCGACCGATGAGCCCCAGCGCGTCGAGATGATCAAGGCGGATGTACCCGGGCTGGCGCTGCCACGCGCGGTGATCGACAAGATCTACTACCGCAACGCGCGCGCGTTTTTCAGGCTCGGGAAGTAA
- a CDS encoding glycoside hydrolase family 36 protein: MSPIKRRTVLQIASGTAALALLPTARAAASDVPKGTRAVAADGVLSIAFDSALKTAITARGKLLAPWQASESLLLASGEAQGLSFSSEKSELLSDAVRGPGRRTVVTGRSAAGLEKGVRVDFFDRYPGLALLQVAWRNGGTAALEVKGWRNAAHELPVAPGGFWSFSGATHEDRRDWVQPLTGGFEQRNSLSMTASDYGGGTPVANIWRRDAGLAVGHVERVPRLLDLPVLQTASGASIAIESLAESTLEPGQTLTTDLTFLIAHTGDHFAPLALYQRYMQDSGIVAPKAPPSAFGAVWCAWGYERNFTTEQVLATLPKVRELGFEWAVLDDGWQTNEGDWHLDRTKFPRGDADMKAFTAAVRAQGMRPRLWLAPLAADPGSDVLHDHPDMLLLDPDGSVQKVSWWNAFTQCPAYQPTVDYYVALTRKIIGDWGFDGIKLDGQHLNGVAPCYNPAHKHAHPTDSVEKLGDFWAAIHKAAHDLKPDAVIELCPCGTAFAFHNLPATDQFPSSDPLSSWQVRSKGKSVKALMGGRSSYAGDHVELSDGGNDFASSVGVGAVISTKFTWPKDTDRPVDNLPPGGFVLNPEREALWRKWVAIYKEHRLSQGEYRGALYDIGFDQPEAHAIAKDGAMYYAFYAAQWKGPVQLRGLGKGSYRLHDVFNDRDLGAVDARANTLDTTFEKFLLLRATPA, from the coding sequence ATGAGCCCCATCAAGCGTCGCACCGTCCTCCAGATCGCTTCCGGAACGGCCGCCCTCGCCCTGCTGCCGACCGCGCGCGCCGCGGCCAGTGATGTTCCGAAGGGGACCCGCGCCGTGGCGGCGGATGGAGTGCTGTCCATCGCGTTCGACTCGGCCCTGAAGACGGCAATCACGGCGCGCGGAAAACTGCTCGCGCCCTGGCAGGCCAGCGAGAGCCTGTTGCTGGCTTCGGGTGAAGCCCAGGGCCTCTCCTTCTCATCCGAAAAATCCGAACTCCTCTCCGATGCCGTTCGCGGTCCTGGCCGCCGCACGGTCGTCACAGGCCGTTCGGCCGCGGGTCTCGAGAAAGGAGTGCGCGTCGACTTCTTCGATCGGTATCCCGGGCTTGCGCTGCTGCAGGTCGCCTGGCGCAACGGCGGAACCGCGGCTCTCGAGGTGAAGGGCTGGCGCAATGCCGCGCACGAGCTGCCGGTCGCACCGGGCGGCTTCTGGAGCTTCTCGGGCGCCACTCATGAAGACCGGCGTGACTGGGTGCAGCCGCTTACCGGTGGCTTCGAGCAGCGCAACAGCTTGTCGATGACTGCGTCGGACTACGGCGGCGGTACTCCGGTCGCCAATATCTGGCGGCGCGACGCGGGGCTTGCGGTGGGACACGTCGAGCGCGTGCCGCGGCTGCTCGATCTGCCGGTGCTCCAGACGGCCAGCGGCGCGAGCATCGCGATCGAGAGCCTGGCGGAATCCACGCTCGAGCCGGGCCAGACACTGACCACCGATCTCACGTTCCTGATCGCCCATACCGGAGACCACTTCGCGCCGCTCGCGCTGTACCAGCGTTACATGCAGGACTCCGGGATCGTGGCGCCCAAGGCGCCGCCATCGGCATTTGGCGCCGTGTGGTGTGCCTGGGGCTACGAACGCAACTTCACCACCGAACAGGTGCTCGCCACGCTGCCGAAGGTGCGCGAACTCGGGTTCGAGTGGGCCGTGCTCGACGACGGCTGGCAGACCAACGAAGGCGACTGGCATCTCGATCGCACCAAGTTCCCGCGCGGCGATGCCGACATGAAGGCCTTCACGGCCGCCGTGCGCGCGCAGGGCATGCGCCCGCGCCTGTGGCTCGCGCCGCTCGCGGCCGACCCGGGCAGCGACGTGTTGCACGATCACCCGGACATGTTGCTGCTCGACCCCGACGGATCGGTACAGAAAGTGAGCTGGTGGAACGCATTCACGCAGTGCCCGGCGTACCAGCCCACGGTGGATTACTACGTGGCGCTCACGCGCAAGATCATCGGCGATTGGGGCTTCGACGGCATCAAACTCGACGGCCAGCATTTGAACGGGGTGGCGCCCTGCTACAACCCCGCGCACAAACACGCGCACCCGACCGACTCGGTCGAGAAGTTAGGCGATTTCTGGGCCGCGATCCACAAGGCCGCGCACGACCTCAAACCGGATGCGGTGATCGAGCTGTGCCCGTGCGGCACGGCATTCGCTTTCCACAATCTCCCGGCCACCGACCAGTTTCCTTCGTCCGATCCCTTGTCGTCCTGGCAGGTGCGCAGCAAGGGCAAGAGCGTCAAGGCGCTGATGGGCGGGCGCAGCAGCTACGCGGGCGATCATGTGGAACTCAGCGACGGCGGCAACGATTTCGCCTCCAGCGTGGGCGTCGGCGCCGTGATCTCGACCAAGTTCACCTGGCCGAAGGACACCGACCGACCGGTCGACAATTTGCCGCCGGGCGGGTTCGTGCTGAATCCGGAGCGGGAAGCGTTGTGGCGCAAGTGGGTGGCTATCTACAAGGAACACCGGCTATCGCAAGGTGAGTATCGCGGCGCGCTGTACGACATCGGCTTCGACCAGCCCGAGGCGCATGCGATCGCGAAGGATGGCGCGATGTACTACGCGTTCTACGCGGCGCAGTGGAAAGGCCCGGTGCAGTTGCGCGGGCTCGGCAAGGGAAGTTACCGCCTGCACGACGTCTTCAACGACCGCGATCTCGGCGCGGTCGATGCGCGCGCGAACACGTTGGATACGACTTTCGAAAAATTCCTGTTGTTGCGAGCGACACCGGCCTGA
- a CDS encoding DUF1272 domain-containing protein translates to MLELRPTCEHCNKALPPDSLEARICTYECTFCAACVDAVLGNVCPNCGGGFVPRPIRPSKNWKGDNFLGKDPASTKVRHRPVDPVEHARFSAPIRGLAPEKR, encoded by the coding sequence ATGCTCGAACTCCGGCCCACCTGCGAGCACTGCAACAAGGCGTTGCCGCCGGATTCGCTCGAGGCGCGTATCTGTACGTACGAGTGCACGTTCTGCGCCGCGTGTGTGGATGCCGTCCTCGGCAATGTGTGTCCGAACTGCGGTGGGGGCTTCGTGCCGCGGCCGATCCGGCCTTCAAAGAATTGGAAGGGCGACAACTTTCTGGGCAAGGACCCGGCCAGCACCAAGGTGCGTCACAGGCCGGTCGACCCCGTGGAGCACGCGCGGTTTTCGGCCCCGATCCGCGGCCTTGCGCCGGAAAAACGCTGA